Proteins encoded within one genomic window of Nonomuraea gerenzanensis:
- a CDS encoding dipeptide/oligopeptide/nickel ABC transporter permease/ATP-binding protein, translating into MRRGLTERLSRPGGVGFRRLKPLSWVSVGIIAVVVLAAVLAPWIAPHSPYFQEAAGGGPSAEHWMGLDSANRDILSRLLYGARWSLIIGLGATGLALLAGAIIGALAATSRRAVDETLMRMLDVIMAFPGIALAAVLVAVFGGSIPVLVMAMAFLYMPSVARVVRANVIAQYGEDYVAAERVIGARTPHIVIRHVVINCAAPVLVFCTVMVADAIVFEASLSFIGAGVRPPNPSWGSVIADGKNLVLLGGWWATVFPGLLILLTVLALNIVSEGISDAWAAPAARKARVRTDDDAFEQAQPGSGEVVELPGLEEAARRLAERARPLPQGPPILAVERLRIGFTEGVDIVDGIGFEVRPGEVLGLVGESGCGKSLTALTIMGLQPRDARVSGHVRFDQRELLAESRRARRRLLGHEMAMIYQDALSSLNPAMTIKAQLKQLTRRGGRRTPAELLELVGLDARRTLSAYPHELSGGQRQRVLIAMALSREPKLIVADEPTTALDVTVQAQVIELLLKLRAELGFALILVSHDLALVADVTDRVVVMYGGQIVETGVTASLVGRPAHHYARGLLGSVLSLESGAERLTQIRGVVPAPADFPPGCRFADRCPMATEVCRTDKPVLEGDAKHQVACHHPAQTLVRSEQHA; encoded by the coding sequence ATGAGACGTGGTCTGACGGAACGCCTGTCCAGGCCCGGCGGTGTCGGCTTCCGCCGGCTGAAGCCGCTGTCGTGGGTGTCGGTCGGCATCATCGCGGTGGTCGTGCTGGCCGCGGTGCTGGCGCCGTGGATCGCGCCGCACTCGCCGTACTTCCAGGAAGCGGCGGGCGGTGGGCCGTCGGCCGAGCACTGGATGGGGCTCGACAGCGCCAACCGCGACATCCTGTCCAGGCTGCTGTACGGGGCCCGCTGGTCGCTGATCATCGGCCTCGGCGCGACCGGCCTGGCCCTGCTGGCCGGGGCGATCATCGGCGCCCTCGCCGCCACCTCCCGCAGGGCCGTGGACGAGACGCTCATGCGCATGCTCGACGTCATCATGGCCTTCCCCGGCATCGCGCTGGCCGCGGTGCTCGTGGCCGTGTTCGGCGGCAGCATCCCGGTGCTGGTCATGGCCATGGCCTTCCTCTACATGCCGTCCGTGGCCCGCGTCGTACGGGCCAACGTGATCGCCCAGTACGGCGAGGACTACGTGGCGGCCGAGCGCGTCATCGGCGCCCGCACGCCGCACATCGTCATCAGGCACGTCGTGATCAACTGCGCCGCGCCGGTGCTGGTGTTCTGCACGGTGATGGTGGCCGACGCGATCGTGTTCGAGGCGTCGCTGTCGTTCATCGGCGCCGGTGTGCGCCCGCCGAACCCGTCCTGGGGCAGCGTCATCGCCGACGGCAAGAACCTGGTGCTGCTCGGCGGCTGGTGGGCCACCGTCTTCCCCGGCCTGCTCATCCTGCTCACCGTGCTGGCGCTGAACATCGTGTCCGAGGGCATCTCCGACGCCTGGGCCGCCCCGGCGGCGCGCAAGGCGCGGGTCCGCACGGACGACGACGCGTTCGAGCAGGCCCAGCCCGGCTCCGGCGAGGTCGTCGAGCTGCCCGGCCTGGAGGAGGCCGCGCGCAGGCTGGCCGAGCGGGCCCGCCCGCTGCCGCAGGGCCCGCCGATCCTCGCCGTCGAGCGGCTGCGGATCGGGTTCACCGAGGGTGTGGACATCGTGGACGGCATCGGCTTCGAGGTGCGTCCCGGCGAGGTGCTCGGCCTGGTCGGCGAGTCCGGCTGCGGCAAGTCGCTGACCGCGCTGACCATCATGGGCCTGCAGCCCCGCGACGCCCGCGTCAGCGGCCACGTCCGCTTTGACCAGCGGGAGCTGCTCGCCGAGTCCAGGAGGGCGCGGCGCCGCCTGCTCGGCCACGAGATGGCGATGATCTACCAGGACGCCCTGTCGTCGCTGAACCCGGCCATGACCATCAAGGCCCAGCTCAAGCAGCTCACCCGGCGCGGCGGCCGGCGCACCCCCGCCGAGCTGCTCGAACTCGTCGGCCTCGACGCCCGCCGCACCCTGTCGGCCTACCCGCACGAGCTGTCGGGCGGCCAGCGGCAGCGCGTGCTGATCGCGATGGCGCTCTCGCGCGAGCCCAAGCTGATCGTCGCCGACGAGCCCACCACCGCGCTCGACGTGACCGTGCAGGCGCAGGTCATCGAGCTGCTGCTGAAGCTGCGCGCGGAGCTGGGGTTCGCGCTGATCCTCGTCTCGCACGACCTGGCGCTGGTGGCCGACGTGACCGACCGCGTGGTCGTCATGTACGGCGGCCAGATCGTCGAGACCGGCGTCACCGCGTCCCTGGTCGGCAGGCCCGCCCACCACTACGCCCGCGGCCTGCTCGGCTCGGTGCTGTCGCTGGAGTCGGGGGCCGAGCGGCTCACCCAGATCCGCGGCGTGGTGCCCGCGCCGGCCGACTTCCCGCCCGGCTGCCGCTTCGCCGACCGGTGCCCGATGGCCACGGAGGTGTGCCGTACCGACAAACCGGTCCTGGAAGGGGACGCCAAGCACCAGGTGGCCTGCCACCACCCGGCCCAGACGCTGGTGAGGAGCGAGCAGCATGCTTGA
- a CDS encoding oligopeptide/dipeptide ABC transporter ATP-binding protein, which yields MLELKDVHVVHKARSGGLFGRDRVYALTAANLTVHPGETVGVVGESGCGKSTLAKVLVGLQRPTAGTVTFRGRDLWRMKEAERREAVGTGVGMIFQDPSTALNRRLPVRQVLRDPLDVHRRGTPAQRDARVRELLDLVGLPAGAADALPGQLSGGQRQRVAVARALALEPGLVVADEPTSALDVSVRAQILNLLLDLKERLGLALVFVSHDIQTVRRMSDRVVTMYLGRIVERTPAQSVPLGARHPYTRALFSATPGLISPINPIPLVGVVPSATRPPSGCPFRTRCWRADDVCAAEMPEATAEGDHLFHCHHPVAAGATDIELIQERV from the coding sequence ATGCTTGAGCTGAAGGACGTGCACGTCGTGCACAAGGCCCGCTCGGGCGGCCTGTTCGGGCGCGACCGCGTGTACGCGCTGACCGCCGCGAACCTCACCGTGCACCCCGGCGAGACGGTCGGCGTGGTGGGGGAGTCGGGCTGCGGCAAGTCCACGCTGGCCAAGGTGCTCGTCGGGCTGCAGCGGCCGACCGCGGGCACCGTGACCTTCCGCGGCCGTGACCTGTGGCGGATGAAGGAGGCCGAGCGGCGCGAGGCGGTCGGCACCGGCGTGGGGATGATCTTTCAGGACCCCTCCACCGCGCTCAACCGGCGGCTGCCCGTCAGGCAGGTGCTGCGCGACCCCCTCGACGTGCACCGCCGCGGCACCCCCGCCCAGCGCGACGCCCGCGTGCGCGAGCTGCTCGACCTCGTCGGGCTGCCCGCCGGCGCGGCTGACGCGCTGCCCGGCCAGCTCTCCGGCGGCCAGCGCCAGCGCGTGGCCGTGGCCAGGGCGCTGGCGCTCGAACCCGGCCTCGTCGTGGCCGACGAGCCGACCAGCGCGCTCGACGTGTCGGTGCGGGCGCAGATACTCAACCTGCTGCTGGACCTGAAGGAGCGGCTCGGGCTGGCGCTGGTGTTCGTCTCGCACGACATCCAGACGGTGCGCAGGATGAGCGACCGCGTGGTCACCATGTATCTGGGCAGGATCGTGGAGCGGACGCCCGCTCAGTCGGTGCCGCTCGGCGCGCGGCATCCGTACACCCGGGCGCTGTTCTCCGCCACGCCGGGGCTGATCTCGCCGATCAACCCGATCCCGCTGGTGGGGGTCGTCCCGTCGGCCACCAGGCCGCCGAGCGGCTGCCCGTTCCGCACGCGGTGCTGGCGGGCCGACGACGTCTGCGCCGCCGAGATGCCCGAGGCGACGGCCGAGGGCGATCACCTGTTCCACTGCCACCATCCGGTGGCGGCCGGGGCGACCGACATTGAACTGATCCAGGAGCGAGTATGA
- a CDS encoding ferredoxin reductase domain-containing protein: MASEVNVHQGPILFWSGVAVAEFGAIGPGFGYPWSPAAYAAAALLVALGFLSVKAAAYLRTEEARQRLRLGGYLAGALLVAHQFSSTAHVTSLSRVGSMLLYAMAAVMVVWSHRVPDDGSRPALLIATGLDPRSLRERLAGAADTVAVYRTDRVTDELRELETRYRLILVVGDEHDPRVKERVSASGLSRQIPDIAEREVVVAGPRQFKRYVAGALSRLAIPKSQIHFKSGQKV, encoded by the coding sequence ATGGCTAGCGAGGTGAATGTTCATCAGGGCCCGATCCTCTTCTGGAGCGGGGTCGCGGTGGCCGAGTTCGGCGCGATCGGGCCTGGTTTCGGTTACCCCTGGTCCCCGGCTGCCTATGCGGCCGCGGCGCTGCTCGTGGCGCTGGGCTTCCTCAGCGTCAAGGCCGCCGCCTACCTGCGCACCGAGGAGGCCAGGCAGCGCCTGCGGCTCGGCGGCTACCTCGCCGGCGCGCTGCTGGTGGCCCACCAGTTCAGCTCCACGGCCCACGTGACCAGCCTCAGCCGGGTGGGCTCGATGCTGCTGTACGCGATGGCGGCCGTGATGGTCGTCTGGAGCCACCGGGTCCCCGACGACGGGAGCAGGCCGGCCCTGCTCATCGCCACGGGGCTCGACCCGCGCTCGCTGCGCGAACGCCTGGCCGGCGCGGCCGACACCGTGGCCGTCTACCGTACGGACCGGGTCACCGACGAGCTGCGCGAGCTGGAGACCCGCTACCGCCTGATCCTCGTGGTGGGCGACGAGCACGACCCCCGGGTCAAGGAGCGGGTGAGCGCCTCCGGCCTGAGCCGCCAGATCCCCGACATCGCCGAGCGCGAGGTGGTCGTGGCCGGTCCGCGGCAGTTCAAGCGGTACGTCGCGGGCGCGCTGTCACGCCTGGCGATCCCCAAGTCACAGATTCATTTCAAATCCGGGCAAAAGGTTTAG
- a CDS encoding nucleoside hydrolase, with the protein MKKVLIDCDPGIDDALALALAAGSADSLDVVGVTTVGGNVDLDLTTANALALREFLRMGDVPVTPGSAGALLRRTVRATAVHGTTGLGDVVLPMPERGPSEGHAVDFIVETLKAAPGEITLVAVGPLSNLALAVRREPRVVEWARDLVIMGGSYTRGNHNPAAEFNMLADPEAAAIVFEAGWTVTMLGLDVTLKATVTSDVLDRMRPLGRLADLLVPAAQFYGVVSAEGGPAIHDACAVAYVLDPTLFTCVPAVVNVETAGEFTRGMTVTDFRVAGREANALVATAVDVPAFWDLVIGAYEKLATRLG; encoded by the coding sequence GTGAAGAAAGTTCTCATCGACTGCGACCCCGGCATCGACGACGCGCTCGCCCTGGCCCTGGCGGCCGGCTCCGCCGACTCCCTCGACGTCGTCGGCGTGACCACGGTGGGCGGCAACGTCGACCTCGACTTGACCACGGCCAACGCGCTGGCGCTGCGGGAGTTCCTCCGGATGGGCGACGTGCCCGTGACGCCGGGCAGCGCGGGCGCGCTGCTGCGCCGCACGGTCCGGGCCACCGCCGTGCACGGCACCACCGGGCTGGGCGACGTGGTGCTGCCCATGCCGGAGCGGGGGCCGTCCGAGGGTCATGCGGTCGACTTCATCGTGGAGACGCTGAAGGCCGCCCCCGGCGAGATCACGCTGGTGGCCGTGGGCCCGCTGTCGAACCTCGCCCTGGCCGTACGCCGCGAGCCGCGCGTCGTGGAGTGGGCCCGTGACCTGGTCATCATGGGCGGCTCCTACACCCGCGGCAACCACAACCCGGCGGCCGAGTTCAACATGCTGGCCGACCCGGAGGCGGCGGCGATCGTGTTCGAGGCCGGGTGGACGGTCACGATGCTCGGCCTGGACGTGACGCTCAAGGCCACGGTGACCTCGGACGTGCTGGACCGGATGCGGCCGCTCGGCCGGCTGGCCGACCTGCTGGTGCCCGCCGCGCAGTTCTACGGGGTGGTCTCGGCGGAGGGCGGCCCGGCCATCCACGACGCGTGCGCGGTGGCGTACGTGCTGGACCCGACGCTGTTCACCTGCGTGCCGGCCGTGGTGAACGTGGAGACGGCGGGGGAGTTCACCCGCGGCATGACCGTGACCGACTTCAGGGTGGCGGGCCGGGAGGCGAACGCGCTGGTGGCGACGGCCGTGGACGTGCCCGCGTTCTGGGACCTGGTGATCGGGGCGTACGAGAAGCTGGCCACCAGGCTGGGCTGA
- a CDS encoding ABC transporter permease: protein MTLVARMLLRRLLILIPLVLGVIAFVFVVMRFSGVKPEYAYFQGANPTPEQIRQFQLENGLLDPLPVRYVRFVADLAQGDLGTSVLTRKPVIESVTTALPLTLQLTFLGLAVAVVLSLVFGVTAALFRDRWPDQVIRMVSLIGVAAPAFWLALLMIQWLAVGEGLFPTGGYINPADSLSGWLVSMTLPALSLSLPIAAQLTRIIRTSMVEELDRDYVRTAIGSGLPMIVVVGRNVLRNALINPLTVLGLRIGYLIGGTVVIETIYGLPGMGQLMINAVRDGDPAVVQGVVLTIAVGFMVVNLVVDILYLLVNPRLRSAT from the coding sequence ATGACGCTCGTCGCCCGGATGCTGCTGCGGCGGCTCCTCATCCTGATCCCGCTGGTGCTCGGCGTGATCGCGTTCGTGTTCGTCGTCATGCGTTTCTCCGGCGTCAAGCCGGAGTACGCCTACTTCCAGGGCGCGAACCCGACCCCCGAGCAGATCCGTCAGTTCCAGCTCGAGAACGGCCTGCTGGACCCGCTCCCCGTCCGGTACGTGCGCTTCGTCGCCGACCTGGCCCAGGGCGACCTGGGCACCAGCGTGCTGACCAGGAAGCCGGTCATCGAGTCCGTGACGACCGCGCTGCCGCTGACGCTGCAGCTCACGTTCCTCGGCCTGGCCGTGGCCGTGGTGCTGTCGCTGGTGTTCGGCGTGACGGCGGCGCTGTTCCGCGATCGGTGGCCCGACCAGGTGATCCGCATGGTGTCGCTGATCGGGGTGGCGGCTCCGGCGTTCTGGCTGGCGCTGCTGATGATCCAGTGGCTGGCCGTCGGCGAGGGGCTCTTCCCGACCGGCGGCTACATCAACCCGGCCGACTCGCTCTCCGGGTGGCTGGTGTCGATGACGCTGCCCGCCCTGTCGCTGTCGCTGCCGATCGCCGCCCAGCTCACCCGCATCATCCGCACCTCGATGGTGGAGGAGCTGGACCGCGACTACGTCCGCACCGCGATCGGCAGCGGCCTGCCGATGATCGTGGTCGTCGGCCGGAACGTGCTGCGCAACGCCCTGATCAACCCGCTGACCGTGCTCGGCCTGCGCATCGGCTACCTGATCGGCGGCACGGTGGTGATCGAGACGATCTACGGGCTGCCCGGCATGGGCCAGCTCATGATCAACGCGGTGCGCGACGGCGACCCGGCCGTCGTCCAGGGCGTGGTGCTGACCATCGCGGTCGGCTTCATGGTCGTCAACCTGGTCGTCGACATCCTGTACCTGCTGGTCAACCCTCGCCTCAGGAGCGCCACATGA
- a CDS encoding OsmC family protein: MANVRVERTEEGGFRATNARGAEVLIGGGDEDGVFTPVELLLAAVGGCNIVTVEPLTAKRGHRLVRLAMTVQAEKVESNKLGPVTITYDVELPSEEADEVFRAVAGRVHEKYCTVSRSLEEGTEVRLELP; encoded by the coding sequence ATGGCTAACGTACGTGTCGAGCGGACTGAAGAGGGCGGATTCCGGGCCACCAACGCCCGTGGCGCCGAGGTGCTCATCGGCGGCGGCGACGAGGACGGGGTGTTCACCCCCGTCGAGTTGCTGCTGGCGGCGGTGGGCGGGTGCAACATCGTGACCGTCGAGCCGCTCACCGCCAAGCGCGGGCATCGCCTGGTGCGGCTGGCGATGACGGTGCAGGCGGAGAAGGTCGAGTCGAACAAGCTCGGGCCGGTGACGATCACGTACGACGTGGAGTTGCCCTCCGAGGAGGCCGACGAGGTGTTCAGGGCGGTGGCCGGGCGGGTGCACGAGAAGTACTGCACGGTCAGCCGGTCGCTGGAGGAGGGCACAGAGGTGCGGTTGGAGCTTCCGTAG
- a CDS encoding HD domain-containing protein: MQIFTSWPSWAHAEGPLSRALPAPTVASLRDAFVFARRMHGLQQRPTGRPYVEHLLEALEVAVSGAGLSEREVLVAIVLHDVLEDTPCTEGEIARRFGPEVAALVRWVSKPVGGSKADYLAALLKAPPRAVLVKLSDRVSNVQELHRMTWRFQRRYYLETVAHIMPLAGAHPWFAEWFTEWRLRWQRVERWPGS, encoded by the coding sequence ATGCAGATCTTCACGAGCTGGCCGTCCTGGGCGCACGCGGAAGGCCCGCTGAGCCGGGCGCTCCCGGCGCCCACCGTGGCCTCCCTCCGCGACGCGTTCGTCTTCGCCCGGCGCATGCACGGGCTGCAGCAGCGGCCGACCGGCAGGCCGTACGTCGAGCACCTGCTGGAGGCGCTGGAGGTGGCGGTCTCCGGCGCGGGGCTGAGCGAGCGGGAGGTGCTGGTCGCGATCGTGCTGCACGACGTGCTGGAGGACACGCCGTGCACCGAGGGTGAGATCGCGCGGCGCTTCGGGCCCGAGGTGGCGGCGCTCGTGCGGTGGGTGAGCAAGCCGGTCGGCGGCTCGAAGGCCGACTACCTGGCCGCGCTGCTCAAGGCGCCGCCCCGGGCCGTGCTGGTGAAGCTGTCGGACCGGGTGAGCAACGTGCAGGAGCTGCACCGGATGACGTGGCGGTTCCAGCGGCGCTACTACCTGGAGACCGTGGCGCACATCATGCCGCTGGCCGGGGCGCACCCGTGGTTCGCCGAGTGGTTCACCGAATGGCGCCTGCGGTGGCAGCGCGTGGAGCGCTGGCCGGGGTCCTGA
- a CDS encoding ABC transporter substrate-binding protein, whose amino-acid sequence MSSEFSRRDFLRYSGATGAAAFIAATLSACSGGPASTGSVGAGTNKDLITAVIGYGNDQSWDPTQTASAFAMAGINHVYEGLLDTDPITREPYPALATALPADPNATTWKFTLRDGAKWHDGQPVTADDVVFTFERILGPDNVLAGNFFKSWLKEVKKVDDRNVELVFKFPFPDAAPRLTIAKIMPKHVFSQAGAWDQAKGGKAVGSGPYRLAAHNPKSNTSFEAFDGYNGPRPATVEKMNWLTIVDAAARVAKISGGSAEAQIADNIPYANVEQLKQQGLTVEGGKGMNHLFLMFNTATKPFDDVRVRQALHYAIDKQKMIDVALKGHGTASSSFLNEGHPDHKRASVVYDYDPDKAKALLKEAGVSDLTINLMAVNVSWIADCLPTIASSWEAVGIKTTLEPQDTAALFTKMDQFQEYQVVAAASNPNQFGMDADLILHYNYVPGGLWMKYAHWDGTEDAEKLFAMMDEAAKETDAAQRTELIHKYLDFVAEQAILYPVVHNELMTAWDPKKLSGIRAQPYPGINLLQAKRT is encoded by the coding sequence GTGAGCTCTGAGTTCAGTCGCCGCGACTTCCTGCGTTACAGCGGGGCGACCGGTGCGGCGGCGTTCATCGCGGCCACGCTCTCCGCTTGTTCCGGAGGCCCGGCCTCGACCGGCTCGGTCGGCGCCGGCACCAACAAGGACCTGATCACCGCCGTCATCGGCTACGGCAACGACCAGAGCTGGGACCCGACGCAGACCGCCTCGGCCTTCGCCATGGCCGGCATCAACCACGTCTACGAGGGTCTGCTGGACACCGACCCCATCACGCGCGAGCCCTACCCCGCGCTCGCCACCGCGCTGCCCGCCGACCCCAACGCGACCACCTGGAAGTTCACGCTCAGGGACGGCGCCAAGTGGCACGACGGGCAGCCCGTCACAGCCGACGACGTGGTGTTCACCTTCGAGCGCATCCTCGGCCCCGACAACGTGCTGGCCGGCAACTTCTTCAAGTCCTGGCTGAAGGAGGTGAAGAAGGTGGACGACAGGAACGTGGAGCTGGTCTTCAAGTTCCCCTTCCCCGACGCGGCACCGCGGCTGACGATCGCCAAGATCATGCCCAAGCACGTCTTCAGCCAGGCCGGAGCCTGGGACCAGGCCAAGGGCGGCAAGGCGGTGGGCTCGGGGCCGTACCGGCTGGCCGCGCACAACCCCAAGTCGAACACCTCCTTCGAGGCGTTCGACGGCTACAACGGGCCGCGGCCCGCCACGGTCGAGAAGATGAACTGGCTGACGATCGTGGACGCCGCCGCCCGGGTGGCCAAGATCTCCGGCGGCTCCGCCGAGGCGCAGATCGCCGACAACATCCCGTACGCCAACGTCGAGCAGCTCAAGCAGCAGGGGCTCACGGTCGAGGGCGGCAAGGGCATGAACCACCTGTTCCTGATGTTCAACACGGCCACCAAGCCGTTCGACGACGTCCGCGTGCGCCAGGCCCTGCACTACGCCATCGACAAGCAGAAGATGATCGACGTGGCGCTCAAGGGCCACGGCACCGCCTCCAGCTCCTTCCTCAACGAGGGCCACCCCGACCACAAGCGGGCCTCGGTCGTCTACGACTACGACCCGGACAAGGCCAAGGCGCTGCTGAAGGAGGCCGGCGTCAGCGACCTGACGATCAACCTCATGGCCGTCAACGTGAGCTGGATCGCCGACTGCCTGCCCACCATCGCCTCCTCCTGGGAGGCCGTCGGCATCAAGACGACGCTGGAGCCGCAGGACACGGCCGCCCTGTTCACGAAGATGGACCAGTTCCAGGAGTACCAGGTCGTCGCGGCGGCCTCGAACCCCAACCAGTTCGGCATGGACGCCGACCTGATCCTGCACTACAACTACGTGCCCGGCGGCCTGTGGATGAAGTACGCCCACTGGGACGGCACCGAGGACGCCGAGAAGCTGTTCGCGATGATGGACGAGGCCGCCAAGGAGACGGACGCGGCCCAGCGCACGGAGCTGATCCACAAGTACCTGGACTTCGTGGCCGAGCAGGCCATCCTCTACCCGGTCGTGCACAACGAGCTGATGACCGCGTGGGACCCGAAGAAGCTGTCCGGCATCCGCGCCCAGCCGTACCCGGGCATCAACCTGCTGCAGGCCAAGAGGACATGA
- a CDS encoding FadR/GntR family transcriptional regulator, translating to MTTVPRPARPSRAVEAQEGVKDLIVRRGLVAGDPLPTESELMEELQVSRNSIREALKALQAVGIVDIRHGFGMFVGRMSLAGLVDELTFHSRITLQNGANHLAHLVEIRELLESGLVQRLIELGPEVDLTPVADVMARMESEAQAGLVSPETDRLFHDLLYRPLGNPLVSQLLGAFWDVYYQLRDALGAPDEPPADVARRHRDIYTAVLKGDGDAAVAAVHAHFEGVRNRTARIGG from the coding sequence ATGACCACAGTCCCGCGTCCGGCGCGCCCGAGCCGCGCCGTCGAGGCCCAGGAGGGCGTCAAGGACCTCATCGTCAGACGCGGGCTAGTGGCGGGCGACCCCCTCCCCACCGAGTCGGAGCTCATGGAGGAGCTGCAGGTCAGCCGCAACTCGATCCGGGAGGCGCTGAAGGCCCTGCAGGCGGTGGGCATCGTGGACATCCGCCACGGTTTCGGCATGTTCGTGGGCCGCATGTCGCTGGCCGGGCTGGTGGACGAGCTGACCTTCCACAGCCGCATCACGCTCCAGAACGGCGCCAACCACCTGGCCCACCTGGTCGAGATCCGCGAGCTGCTGGAGAGCGGGCTCGTGCAGCGCCTGATCGAGCTGGGCCCCGAGGTGGACCTCACGCCGGTCGCCGACGTCATGGCCAGGATGGAGAGCGAGGCGCAGGCCGGGCTGGTCTCCCCCGAGACCGACCGCCTCTTCCACGACCTCCTCTACCGGCCGCTCGGCAACCCCCTGGTCAGCCAGCTCCTGGGAGCCTTCTGGGACGTCTACTACCAGCTCCGCGACGCGCTCGGCGCGCCCGACGAGCCGCCCGCCGACGTGGCCAGGCGGCACCGCGACATCTACACCGCCGTGCTCAAGGGCGACGGGGACGCCGCCGTGGCCGCCGTGCACGCGCACTTCGAGGGCGTACGCAACCGCACGGCCCGCATCGGCGGCTGA
- a CDS encoding DUF4429 domain-containing protein yields the protein MAEIAVPDGSWTFNGELLRIVPGSGKDIDELRRTLGEVRVPLEAIAGVAFEPARKGGHLRLRLRKGADALFDVAAGALGPPADPYRLAVPKGRVGAAEYFADEIRDTLTVYQTPSGPCDDYLLPVPDVPITASAGDGAAFFDGERVRLEWSGWAATEKEKAGPQEFPLSDICGVEWKPQSGMGYGTLRFRIKGEAPSAKPPQKDLRCVSWGIQRFGGATVLVAAAVLARLPREQPELPAAPAPGADDVHDAVLRRLAELGELHRSGVLTDEEFATAKQAMIRRLQEP from the coding sequence ATGGCCGAGATCGCTGTCCCAGACGGGTCATGGACGTTCAATGGGGAATTGCTGCGGATCGTCCCCGGAAGCGGCAAGGACATCGACGAGCTGCGCCGGACACTGGGCGAGGTGCGGGTGCCGCTGGAGGCGATCGCCGGCGTGGCCTTCGAGCCCGCGCGCAAGGGCGGCCACCTCCGCTTACGGCTGCGCAAGGGGGCCGACGCGCTGTTCGACGTGGCCGCCGGGGCGCTGGGGCCGCCCGCCGACCCGTACCGGCTGGCCGTGCCGAAGGGCCGGGTGGGCGCGGCCGAGTACTTCGCCGACGAGATCCGCGACACCCTGACCGTCTACCAGACGCCCAGCGGGCCCTGCGACGACTACCTGCTGCCCGTCCCCGACGTGCCCATCACGGCCTCGGCCGGCGACGGCGCGGCGTTCTTCGACGGCGAGCGCGTCCGGCTGGAGTGGTCCGGATGGGCCGCCACGGAGAAGGAGAAGGCGGGCCCGCAGGAGTTCCCGCTGTCCGACATCTGCGGCGTGGAGTGGAAGCCGCAGTCCGGCATGGGTTACGGCACGCTGCGCTTCCGGATCAAGGGCGAGGCGCCGAGCGCCAAGCCGCCGCAGAAGGACCTGCGCTGCGTGTCCTGGGGCATCCAGCGCTTCGGCGGCGCGACGGTCCTGGTCGCCGCGGCCGTGCTGGCCCGCCTGCCGCGCGAGCAGCCGGAGCTGCCCGCCGCTCCCGCGCCTGGTGCCGACGACGTGCACGACGCCGTCCTGCGCCGGCTGGCGGAGCTGGGCGAGCTGCACCGTTCGGGGGTGCTGACGGACGAGGAGTTCGCCACGGCCAAGCAGGCGATGATCCGGCGGCTCCAGGAGCCGTAA
- a CDS encoding FAD:protein FMN transferase: MTSSQIAQSTTAFPGSARVELVMGRPVSVDIRTALPARELTPLLDDAFAWLRWVDDTFDPARPDSQIARLNRGGTIEQIPELVEVLHRCAELSEATGGWFEPRIGGVTDPSGYIRGWALERLSRALSNAGAGDHRITSGDDIRVRGSSAPGRPWRIGVRDPHSGTVRKVVFAHDLGIATSGGSPVVDPHTGQVVDGLASVTVLGPDLGAADAYATAVHAMGPARGRRFAAELARARAYETMIVLKDGQEVVTPGFLDHSGAAARLAG, from the coding sequence GTGACGAGTTCTCAGATCGCCCAGTCCACGACGGCGTTCCCAGGCAGCGCCCGAGTCGAGCTGGTCATGGGCAGGCCCGTCAGCGTGGACATCCGCACGGCCCTGCCGGCCCGCGAGCTGACCCCGCTGCTCGACGACGCGTTCGCCTGGCTGCGCTGGGTGGACGACACCTTCGACCCGGCCCGGCCCGACAGCCAGATCGCCCGCCTCAACCGCGGCGGGACCATCGAGCAGATCCCGGAGCTCGTCGAGGTCCTGCACCGCTGCGCCGAGCTGAGCGAGGCCACCGGCGGCTGGTTCGAGCCCCGCATCGGCGGCGTCACCGACCCGTCCGGCTACATCAGGGGCTGGGCACTGGAGCGCCTGTCCCGCGCCCTGTCCAACGCCGGCGCCGGCGACCACCGCATCACCTCGGGCGACGACATCCGGGTACGCGGCTCCTCGGCCCCCGGCAGGCCCTGGCGCATCGGCGTCCGCGACCCGCACTCGGGCACCGTCCGCAAGGTCGTCTTCGCCCACGACCTGGGCATCGCCACCTCGGGCGGCTCCCCGGTCGTCGACCCGCACACGGGGCAGGTCGTGGACGGGCTGGCCTCGGTCACCGTCCTCGGGCCCGACCTCGGCGCGGCCGACGCCTACGCCACGGCCGTCCACGCCATGGGGCCGGCGCGGGGGCGCCGCTTCGCCGCCGAGCTGGCGCGGGCCCGGGCGTACGAGACCATGATCGTCCTCAAGGACGGGCAGGAGGTTGTCACGCCCGGGTTCCTCGACCACAGCGGGGCAGCGGCACGTTTGGCGGGCTGA